Genomic window (Marinifilum sp. JC120):
AGGATGAAGTCGTTTCCATGCTGCTCAATGTCCTGGAACTAAAGGACACCGAAGCCAGTGAAATTATGATCCCCCGCACAGACATGGTCGGCGTTGAAATAGGCGGCGGTCTGGCTGATGTTGCTCAGGAGATCATTGAACACGGACACTCCCGTATTCCTGTCTATCAGGAAACCAAAGACAGAATTGTTGGTATTATCCACGCCAAAGATATCATCGCCCCGCTGCTTGGCGGAAACACCGAGACTCCGCTTGAAGAAATTATGCGGAAGCCTTTCTTTGTTTCAGAGAATGTCAAAGTCAAAACCCTGCTTAAAGAATTTCGGACAGGACGCATTCATATGGCCATCCTTCAGGACGAATACGGAGGAACATCCGGCCTGATCACCATGGAAGATGTACTGGAAGAAATTGTAGGTGACATCTCGGATGAACATGATGCCGACCGTCCCTCAGACTTTGAAGAATTGGAAAACGGAAAATTTCTCATCTCCGGCAGAGTTCCCCTGACTGAAGTATCTGAAAAGCTCGACCTCACCCTTGATTCCGAACACGTGGAATCAATCGGCGGCTATATTTCCGAGCTGACCGGACGGATTCCCCATGTGGGAGAATTCATCAATATTTCAGGTTATAAATTCACCGTACATGAAGGTGATGCCAAACAGATCACTTCAATCCTCATAGACCCGCCAACCGGTAAATAGAATGCACCCAGCTATTCCGATTCTTATTGCAATGCTGTCTGCGGGCTTTGGTTACGCCAATCCCCTGCACCATCTCCCTGCTGCCATCCTCGCATTTCCGCTGGCTTTAGGCATGATCGCCTTTTCAGCTGATTCCCCGCGCAAGGCCCTGAAACAGGGCTGGATTGCCGGATCGTTAGCTGCTCTGGCCTGTATGTACTGGATTGCATATCCCGTGGGAGTTTACGGCGGACTGTCATGGGCACTGGCCATCCCCTGCCCCATTTTAGTCGCCATGCTGATCGGCTGCTACTATGCCGGCTACACTTACATCCTTCACCATGCAGCCCGGGCACTACCGCCTTTTGCGCTATTCATATTCAGCGGTCTGCTCTGGACCAGCATGGAAACAGCACAGGGCATACTGCTCTCCGGTTTTCCGTGGATGACCCTGTCTTCGGCGCTGGCTTTTAGACCGGAATGGATTCAAGGTGCGGCCATTATCGGAGCCTACGGCCTTTCAGGCCTGCTGGTTTCAGTGGCAACTGCTATCCTGTGCTGTAAAGTATCCCATCCGGCAAAAATATGGACTGTCTCAGTGGTCATGCTTATCATCATCTTCGGAGGCGCGCGCACCAACCCGGAACAATTTTCCAACCTAGTAAAGACCGGGGATACATCCATCGGTCTGATTCAAGGTAATATTGATCAGGCCAAGAAATGGGATGCCAAATACAAAAAAACAACGTTCGAAAAATATCTGCGCTTAAGTAGAGAAGTGATAGACAAAACCGATCTTGTTATCTGGCCGGAAACCGCCATGCCTTTCTATCTACAGGACGGCGGAATCATGCGTGCGGAACTTATTAATTTCGCAACTGAAACCAAAACCCCGATTCTGACCGGGGCACCCGGCTATGTGCTGCACAACAAGGGGAATTTCTCACTCTACAACCGGGCCTATCTTATTTCACCGGATAAAAGATACATGGACTGGTACGACAAATCCCATCTGGTTCCCTTCGGGGAATATATACCTTTCAAGGAGTTCCTGCCCCTTGGCAAGCTGGTGCAGGGTGCAGGAGACTTTCTGCCCGGATCTGACGCATCTCCGCTTCAAAGCGGAGACCTTGCTATGGGTATGCTCATTTGTTATGAAGGTATTTTCCCGGAACTGGCACAGGAACGGGTTGAAAAAGGTGCCAATATACTGATAAATATCAGCAATGACGCATGGTACGGCGACACATCCGCTCCGCGGCAACATCTCAATCTGGTAACAATGAGAGCCGTGGAACAGGGGCGTTACATGCTCAGAGGTACCAATACCGGAATATCCGCCAGTATTGATCCGCTGGGCCGGGTCAGCCATGCCACCGGACTTTTTGTTGACGCAGCTGTGGCAGCTGAAGCCGGACTTATGAGCGGAGAAACTTTTTATCACGCAAACTACAAAGCAGTCACAACGACGCCATTAATACTGACCCTGTTTGCCGCAATATGGATAATTATAAACCGCCGCAAAAATCCGGCGGGAATTAAAATATAAAGGAATAGCACCAGAACATGCTTCAATTTTCAGATCTCAAATCCAAGGCTTTAACCAGTATAGATAAATATGAATCCCTCTGGGGGCGTCTTTGACCACGCACAAAGCAAGGAAAGACTTGAAGAAATAGAACATGACCTCAGCAAACCCGGTGCATGGGACAAACCGGATGCACTGACTCCGGTCCTGCGCGAAAAATCCATGCTCGAAGAAAAGGTCAATTCATATGATAACCTTTCTTCCACAAAAGATGACGTAGAAGAATGGCTGATGATGGCCTCGGAAGATCAGGAACAAGAAGTTCTTGAAGCTCTTTCCGAAAACGTTGAAAAACTTGCCAAGCTGGTAGAACAAACCGAGCTGGCTGCCCTGCTTTCAGGGCCGGAAGATAAAAGTACTGCCATTCTGGAGATTCACCCCGGCGCAGGCGGTATAGAATCACAGGACTGGGCAGAAATGCTGCTGCGTATGTATTTGCGCTGGGCTGACAAGAGAAACTGGAAAACAAGCTATCTCGACTACCAGCCCGACGATGAAGCCGGTATCAAAAGCGTGACCCTGCGCATTGAAGGACTTTATGCTTACGGTTTCCTTAAAGGTGAAGCCGGAATTCATCGCTTGATCCGTATTTCACCATTTGATGCTTCCGGCAGACGACACACATCTTTTGCATCCGTTGACGTATACCCTGAAATTACTCAGGATATAGAGATCGAGGTCAAGGATGAAGATATCCGCCTTGATGTTTTCCGAGCCAGCGGTCCCGGCGGGCAGCACGTCAACAAAACAAACTCTGCGGTACGCATTACCCATCTGCCCACAAACATTGTTGTTCAGTGTCAGAACGAAAAATCACAGCTGAAGAACAAAGAAACCGCCATGAAAGTCCTCAAGTCCCGGCTTTACGAGCAGGAACTCAAGAGGCAGGAAGAAAGCAAAAGAGCTGACTACGCGACCAAAGATTCCATTGGATTCGGCAGTCAGATCAGGACATACACTCTGCAACCTTACCGACTGGTCAAGGACCATCGCTGCGGAGCCGAAGACGGCAATGTCGAAGCGGTTCTGGACGGCGAGCTTAACGGCCTGATCAGAAAATACATGCTTGATGCATATGGCGGAGAAAATGAGCGCTGAGTACATCGCTGAAAATGAAGCCTGCCTTCTGGAAGAACTGCTTTCCGTGCGAGACAAGTTCTGTAATGAAAAAGGTGTTTGCCACTCTCAGGAGTGCCCTGAAGGACTGGCCGTAATGCGCCTCTGCCCGGGAATGACTCTTGAGGCATGGGAAATCCTTGCAGAACGGCACGGCCTTAACGACTGGATGACCATGCCCCTTGATCAGGATATGGCTCCCCACCTGAATCATATCCAGTCTGTATTGCAGGAACTTTCCTACAAAACGGAACATGACCCGCTAACAGGTCTCTCCAACCGCAGGGTATTTGAAAGAACTCTTGATCAGGAAATAGAAAGGACCAGAAGGAGAAAAACCCCGCTGACCCTTGCCATCCTTGATCTCGACAATTTCAAAAAAGTCAATGATACGTGGGGACACCTGAAAGGAGACGAAGTTCTTATCGACTTTGCGGACCTTCTTTCTCACAACTCACGCCGCTATGACCTCGTAGCCCGCATAGGCGGAGAAGAATTTGCAATCATTTTTTCCGGGGTTGGGCTGGTCAAAGCTAAGCAACTTCTTGAAAGGTTGCTCGACAAAGTACGAGGGCTTACATTTAACAAAACGGGCAGCAACGAAACTTTTTCAATAACCTGCTCCGCAGGCATGGCCTGCTTCAAAGGGATAGTGGATATCGAAATGCACGAACTGATCAACAAAGCGGACAAAGCTCTATATGAAGCCAAAAAATCCGGTAAGGATCAGGTTTGCTCTGCCGACATTCTTGATTTTGAAACAGTGACCAAGGAAACCCTTGTGCACGCCAATGAAAAAAAATTTTTATTCACGGGTAACTAAAGGAAAAGATAAGACATGATCAACGCCAACAAAACTTTAAGCCTTGCTATCATGAGCGGTAAGGGCGGAGTCGGTAAAACCAACCTTTCCCTTAATCTTTCCTATGCCTTGAACACCGGGGGCAACAGCTTGCTGCTCATGGACTGCGACCTCGGACTGGCCAACCTCGATGTTCTGCTAGGCATTTCCCCGGAAACAAATATGCAGGACCTGCTCACCAGTGGAGCCAAACCCTCCGACATCGTCATCCCCATTGAAAAAGGGAAAAAATTCGATATTCTTCCTGCTGCTTCCGGTGTACCGGAACTGGTTGAAATGGACGAAGATATGCAGGATCTCCTGTTCAGCAAAATTACCGACCTTGTCGGCGGCTACCAGTATCTGGTGCTCGACCTCGGCGCGGGAATTAACGGCACGGTTCTTTCTTTTGCTGCCATGACCCAGATGAGAATCGTGGTAATCACCCCGGAACCGACTTCCCTGACTGACAGCTACGCCTTGATAAAAGTTCTTCACTCTCAACACAATGTCAGTGATTTCAACGTAATAGTAAATCAGGCTTCCAACGAAAAAGAAGCAAGAGAGACATTTGAACGCCTCAATATGGCCTGCGAAAAATTTCTTAATATTAAGTTGAAAAATATGGGCCATGTGCGCTATGATCCAGCGGTAACAGAAGCTGTAAGACGGCAGATTCCTTTTATTAAGTATGCACCGAAATCTGAAGCCAGCCGGGATATTCTCAATATTGCGGTTAAAATTCAGAAGATCAGAATGGAAAATATGGGCAGACTCAGTGAAAGACCTGTCATGAAAAAATTTCCAACACATGACGAGTAATTATGCTTGACGAAAAGGGTAACTTTTCGGCATAGTTGTACTAGTAATGGTAAAACACTAGCTTGTCACACTCAACGCGAAGTGGGAGAGGACATGAACAAAAGCGAACTGATCAAGAGTCTTGCGGACGAAAGAGGTCTCCACGTGGATGAATCTGCCGAAATTGTTGATGCATTTGTTGATGCTATCAAAGAGGCGCTTGTTCGCGGCGACAGAGTTGAAATCAGAGGATTCGGCAGCTTTAAGATGAAAGAATATAAAGGGTACACCGGCCGTAACCCCAAGACAGGTGACGTTGTCGACGTTACACCCAAAAAACTGCCTTTTTTCCGTCCCGGTAAAGAGCTGAAAGAATATCTGAACGGTTAATGCGACTTCTCATAGTTGTTTTTCTTATCCTTGCCAGCATGGGGACTTCAATGGCCCACGCTGGCAAGGATGTGCTATTGTCTATTGCCGCAACCGCTAACACTTTCGGGACTGTCAATCCCTGCCCCACCTGAGGTAACAAAACCCTTGGCGGACTGGCCCGGCGGGCCGGATATCTTCAGGATCTGCGGACAGCACAAAAACATGATGTCCTGATACTGGGCGGTGCATTTGAATTTCTGCCGACCTCCGGCGAAAAATTTTCCGATAAAAAACGAAATACGCTGACTGATGCTTTCCAAATCATTAATTATGATTTAGGAATTCTAAGTCCTGCCGAAATGGTTTTTCTGGAAAATTCCCCCAAAGGAATTCCGCAAAACTGGTTTGACAACACGGAAGCAAGGATTATCACCAAGCCTCTTGCCCATGGCAAGAAAGCGGTCATAATAATTCTTCCTTACCTTGAAAAAGGATCCGACGATCTTCCAGATGCTCTTATTGATGAATGCGCCACACTGATCAAGAAGAACAGAAAAAATGCGGATCTGGTAATTGCCATGAGCTCATGGGGTTACTTCAGGGAGAAAAAATTTCTCGCCAATCCGGTCATTGGCGAGGCTTCTCCAGATATTCTTCTGGGAAGCGGTGACGGACCGGGTATGTCCGGCAACCTTGCCGCAAACGGCAAGACTGTGTGGGTTCGCAGCTACCCAACCGGAAAAGCGGTTAACAGGATCGATATTTACGACTGGCCCACAAGAGATGAAGATTTTAAATGGTCTTCCGGGCAAAATGTAAAATGGTTCTTGCAAACCCTGACGGAAAAACTCCGCGAGGAGCCTGAAGTCATAAAGCTGCTCAGTGGTATTTCGGACGATAAGTAAAATCAATTTGGAGGCTTAGACAATGACATTCCAAGGAGCATTCACTGCTCTGGTCACTCCGTTCAAAAACGGGGAGATTGATCAGGACGCATACCGCGAACTGATCGAGTGGCAGATCGAACAGGGAATCAACGGTCTTGTACCTTGCGGTACTACCGGCGAAGCGGCAACAATGACCCATGACGAACAAGGTAAGGTTATTAGAATCTGTGTCGAGCAGGCCAAGGGACGTGTCCCGGTCATCGCTGGCGCGGGTTCAAACAATACTAAGGAAGCCGTAAACCTGACTAAGCTTGCTAAACAGGCAGGCGCAGATGCCACCCTCCAGATTACACCATACTATAATAAACCGACTCCCGCGGGCTTGCTGGCGCATTTCAAAGCCCTTTCCGATGAGGCTTCCATGCCCTTCATCCTTTACAATGTGCCCGGCAGGACAGGACTAAACGCCCTGCCCGAAACCATCGCCATGATCGCGAATGAAGTTCCTGATGTAGTCGGCGTGAAGGAAGCAACTGCCAACCTCGGACAGGTTTCCGATGTAATCGAGCAGTGCCCTGAAGGTTTCACCGTACTTTCCGGTGATGATTTCACTGTACTGCCCCTGCTCTCCCTTGGCGGACACGGCGTAATTTCCGTTGTTTCCAACATTATGCCTAAAACAATGTCCGACATGTGTGCGGCATTCAAGGCCGGAGACATGAAAAAAGCACAGAAACTGCACTTCAAAATGCAGCCAGTTAACAGAGTCATGTTTGTTGAGACCAACCCCATCCCGGTAAAAACAGCACTGGGGATGATGGGCAGATTCGAGACATCTTTCAGACTGCCGCTGGTTCCGCTCATGGAAGAAAGCAACGCCAAGCTTGAAGCACAGCTCAAAGCAAGCGGCCTGATCTAGACTGCTTTACAATACAATTTAAAATCCCCGCACGGTTAACCGTGCGGGGATTTCTTTATTTGGATGCGCTACGCGTTTTGATTAAAAGATTTAGCCTCCGGCGGCCAGCGCTGCTCTATATATCCGTAAGACTCGTGCATGAAGCTCTCCGCCTAACGGCTATAGGTAAGAAACCCTTTGAAAAGGGTTCTCTGGACTCTCCTAAACTTTTTATTATGCTTCGCAGCGTTGTTTTATAATTTTACTTAAAGACCTCAGGTATATATCCTTCCGGGAGATGGGCTGTTCCTTTGGTTACAGGAATACCTGCCTCTGAAGCAGCGTTGCTCGCCAACTCATCGATATCATCGCAAAAACCATTTCCGAGCTTCCAGCCGTCCTGCTCTTTTTTGGAAAAGGAACAAGTCACTACATGAACGGATTCTGCACCTTTGGCTTTTAAAATCTTGACCATATCCGTAAAATTATCACCGGGACAGCGGCAAGTGAAAACACCTGCCAGCGAACATTCATCATATTCACTAAAGCCCTGAATGGTCTGGTCATGGCATTTTATGCAATTTGTCAGCGGACATTTATTTTCATTCTTTTCGCAACGGATCATTCCTATCTTGGTCATCCTGATCCTCCTAGTTAAGACTGTCCGCCGCCCATACCGCGGCCTCCACCGCTCATGCCACGACCACCGCCCATACCCATGCCACGGCCGGTTCCGCCCATGCGTCGGCAACCACCGCCAAAACGGCTCAGATTGTTTGGAGATCTCTTGAGGTCAGCAACGGGCTGGCCTGAACCACCAAATTCAGCCACATAATTGTCTGCCAGTTCACGCACAGTACCGGAGTCAGCAGTGATCATTTCAATACGTCCGGCCTGCAAAGCCTGTTCAGCCTTAGGGCCAAAGGTACCGGAAATAGCAACATTCACACCCTGATCAGCCAGCAACTGCGCAGTCTGCAAGCCTGCACCGCCAGCGACCTGCGCATTAGCAGCATTATCAACAAAACGGCTCTCGCCAGTTTCGCTATTGAAAATTACAAAACCAGCAGCCCTGCCGAAACGAGGTTCAAACGGACTGTCCACATTAGAATTATTTGCACTTACAGCGATAAGCATAACGCCTCCTGTTCTGATATTAATTACTCTTTTCAACTAAAGCATAAATGAAACCAATCAGAACTTCGCCTTAAGATACAACCAGTTGGCTAATTGGCCTAAAAAAACACCGGCGCAAAATTAGCCTAATTCCCAAATATGGGATATTTATGATCCCTTAAAGATCTCCCGCAACAACAAATTTTATGAATTAAATTAATCGCGCTTACTTCTTCCCTAACTGTTTTGCCTGCCAATCTTCCCGAGACATCCTGTAAAGAACATGCTTACGCAGCGAACTATTGTGGGGAACTGACGGATGCTCGAAAGTTTCACCATTGTAAGCCATACCAAGCCTATTCATCACAGCTTGCGACGGCTTATTGGACTGAGCCGTAAAAGCCACAATTTCATCAAGATCAAGCTCCATGAAGCCATAACTTAAAGCAAAACTTGCGGCCTCAGTGGCATATCCATTTCCCCAAAATTGTTTATCGAGTCGCCAGCCAACTTCAACGCACGGAGAAAAAGGCAATTTAACAATCGGAATATGCAAACCGACAAACCCTATAAATGGCGCAACACCCGGAACCTCCACGGCCCAAAATCCCCAGCCCCGTTCCTCAATCAACGCATTTATTGCATCTGCATTGGCATCACTTTCTGCTTTTGAAAGAGGCGCATGGAAATAACGCATAACATCCGGGTCAGCATTAATCCGGGCAAGCAGGGCATAATCGGAAGGTTTCCAACCCCGCAAAATAAGTCTCTCTGTTCTATGTCTGATCATACTTAAATCAATATACTAAAAGGGATGCCTCTGTAAATTTTCGACACAGACTTCTTTACCAAATAAAAAAGCAGCCCAAGTCCAATTAGACCTGACTGCTAAAAAAAAGAAGCCCTACTTTCGAAGTCAACTCTACGAAAATATATATGGAGCCTACTAACGCGTTTTAGGAAGGGAGGGGAGTCCAGAGGAGAG
Coding sequences:
- a CDS encoding HlyC/CorC family transporter, encoding MDDGSEGRLWAKMVNIFKKTDPPLEEHILEASEDGEIKDEVVSMLLNVLELKDTEASEIMIPRTDMVGVEIGGGLADVAQEIIEHGHSRIPVYQETKDRIVGIIHAKDIIAPLLGGNTETPLEEIMRKPFFVSENVKVKTLLKEFRTGRIHMAILQDEYGGTSGLITMEDVLEEIVGDISDEHDADRPSDFEELENGKFLISGRVPLTEVSEKLDLTLDSEHVESIGGYISELTGRIPHVGEFINISGYKFTVHEGDAKQITSILIDPPTGK
- the lnt gene encoding apolipoprotein N-acyltransferase, which encodes MHPAIPILIAMLSAGFGYANPLHHLPAAILAFPLALGMIAFSADSPRKALKQGWIAGSLAALACMYWIAYPVGVYGGLSWALAIPCPILVAMLIGCYYAGYTYILHHAARALPPFALFIFSGLLWTSMETAQGILLSGFPWMTLSSALAFRPEWIQGAAIIGAYGLSGLLVSVATAILCCKVSHPAKIWTVSVVMLIIIFGGARTNPEQFSNLVKTGDTSIGLIQGNIDQAKKWDAKYKKTTFEKYLRLSREVIDKTDLVIWPETAMPFYLQDGGIMRAELINFATETKTPILTGAPGYVLHNKGNFSLYNRAYLISPDKRYMDWYDKSHLVPFGEYIPFKEFLPLGKLVQGAGDFLPGSDASPLQSGDLAMGMLICYEGIFPELAQERVEKGANILINISNDAWYGDTSAPRQHLNLVTMRAVEQGRYMLRGTNTGISASIDPLGRVSHATGLFVDAAVAAEAGLMSGETFYHANYKAVTTTPLILTLFAAIWIIINRRKNPAGIKI
- a CDS encoding peptide chain release factor 2; its protein translation is MNPSGGVFDHAQSKERLEEIEHDLSKPGAWDKPDALTPVLREKSMLEEKVNSYDNLSSTKDDVEEWLMMASEDQEQEVLEALSENVEKLAKLVEQTELAALLSGPEDKSTAILEIHPGAGGIESQDWAEMLLRMYLRWADKRNWKTSYLDYQPDDEAGIKSVTLRIEGLYAYGFLKGEAGIHRLIRISPFDASGRRHTSFASVDVYPEITQDIEIEVKDEDIRLDVFRASGPGGQHVNKTNSAVRITHLPTNIVVQCQNEKSQLKNKETAMKVLKSRLYEQELKRQEESKRADYATKDSIGFGSQIRTYTLQPYRLVKDHRCGAEDGNVEAVLDGELNGLIRKYMLDAYGGENER
- a CDS encoding GGDEF domain-containing protein, translated to MSAEYIAENEACLLEELLSVRDKFCNEKGVCHSQECPEGLAVMRLCPGMTLEAWEILAERHGLNDWMTMPLDQDMAPHLNHIQSVLQELSYKTEHDPLTGLSNRRVFERTLDQEIERTRRRKTPLTLAILDLDNFKKVNDTWGHLKGDEVLIDFADLLSHNSRRYDLVARIGGEEFAIIFSGVGLVKAKQLLERLLDKVRGLTFNKTGSNETFSITCSAGMACFKGIVDIEMHELINKADKALYEAKKSGKDQVCSADILDFETVTKETLVHANEKKFLFTGN
- a CDS encoding MinD/ParA family protein; its protein translation is MINANKTLSLAIMSGKGGVGKTNLSLNLSYALNTGGNSLLLMDCDLGLANLDVLLGISPETNMQDLLTSGAKPSDIVIPIEKGKKFDILPAASGVPELVEMDEDMQDLLFSKITDLVGGYQYLVLDLGAGINGTVLSFAAMTQMRIVVITPEPTSLTDSYALIKVLHSQHNVSDFNVIVNQASNEKEARETFERLNMACEKFLNIKLKNMGHVRYDPAVTEAVRRQIPFIKYAPKSEASRDILNIAVKIQKIRMENMGRLSERPVMKKFPTHDE
- a CDS encoding integration host factor subunit beta yields the protein MNKSELIKSLADERGLHVDESAEIVDAFVDAIKEALVRGDRVEIRGFGSFKMKEYKGYTGRNPKTGDVVDVTPKKLPFFRPGKELKEYLNG
- a CDS encoding 4-hydroxy-tetrahydrodipicolinate synthase, whose protein sequence is MTFQGAFTALVTPFKNGEIDQDAYRELIEWQIEQGINGLVPCGTTGEAATMTHDEQGKVIRICVEQAKGRVPVIAGAGSNNTKEAVNLTKLAKQAGADATLQITPYYNKPTPAGLLAHFKALSDEASMPFILYNVPGRTGLNALPETIAMIANEVPDVVGVKEATANLGQVSDVIEQCPEGFTVLSGDDFTVLPLLSLGGHGVISVVSNIMPKTMSDMCAAFKAGDMKKAQKLHFKMQPVNRVMFVETNPIPVKTALGMMGRFETSFRLPLVPLMEESNAKLEAQLKASGLI
- a CDS encoding CGGC domain-containing protein, which codes for MTKIGMIRCEKNENKCPLTNCIKCHDQTIQGFSEYDECSLAGVFTCRCPGDNFTDMVKILKAKGAESVHVVTCSFSKKEQDGWKLGNGFCDDIDELASNAASEAGIPVTKGTAHLPEGYIPEVFK
- a CDS encoding N-acetyltransferase, with amino-acid sequence MIRHRTERLILRGWKPSDYALLARINADPDVMRYFHAPLSKAESDANADAINALIEERGWGFWAVEVPGVAPFIGFVGLHIPIVKLPFSPCVEVGWRLDKQFWGNGYATEAASFALSYGFMELDLDEIVAFTAQSNKPSQAVMNRLGMAYNGETFEHPSVPHNSSLRKHVLYRMSREDWQAKQLGKK